A single Candidatus Omnitrophota bacterium DNA region contains:
- a CDS encoding flavoprotein: MNEAGKKVVLLGVTGSIAAYKSCEMIRLFRHKGYEVRCVMSRDADKFITRLTLETLSGKEAFSDMFRMPDKRKPEHISLAEEADIILIAPATADIIAKTAAGLCDDLLSCVICAYKGPVVFAPAMNDNMFDNPIIQDKIEYLRNKGYYFVSPVKGPLACGKTGIGHLAPVETIVLETEKILAL, translated from the coding sequence ATGAACGAGGCCGGGAAGAAAGTCGTTCTCCTTGGCGTGACCGGGAGCATAGCGGCTTACAAGTCCTGTGAAATGATACGCCTCTTTAGGCATAAGGGGTATGAGGTGAGGTGTGTCATGTCCCGCGACGCGGACAAATTCATTACCCGGCTTACACTTGAGACCCTGAGCGGGAAAGAAGCCTTCTCCGACATGTTCCGCATGCCCGATAAAAGGAAGCCGGAACATATTTCCCTGGCGGAAGAAGCGGATATTATCCTGATCGCGCCTGCTACCGCGGATATAATAGCGAAAACAGCCGCCGGGCTTTGTGATGATCTTCTTTCGTGCGTAATATGCGCGTATAAGGGGCCGGTAGTGTTCGCCCCCGCTATGAACGACAACATGTTCGATAATCCTATAATACAGGACAAGATAGAATATCTGAGGAATAAGGGATATTACTTTGTTTCACCGGTAAAAGGCCCTCTGGCCTGCGGCAAGACCGGTATAGGGCACCTTGCCCCCGTAGAAACGATAGTCCTGGAAACCGAAAAGATACTGGCGTTATAG
- the rpoZ gene encoding DNA-directed RNA polymerase subunit omega: MEKISRQALIERTGSLYKLCNMAAIRAMELNSGMKPLVDADPKEKVTTTAIREISAGKVKLKKTSGK, encoded by the coding sequence ATGGAAAAGATATCCAGACAAGCGCTTATTGAGAGAACGGGCAGTTTATACAAGCTTTGTAATATGGCGGCCATAAGGGCCATGGAGCTTAACTCGGGCATGAAACCTCTGGTGGACGCAGACCCCAAGGAAAAGGTCACTACTACGGCCATACGCGAGATATCCGCCGGGAAAGTAAAACTAAAGAAAACGAGCGGCAAATGA
- the gmk gene encoding guanylate kinase — MATRGPIVVIVSAPSGSGKTTIVNALISRMPEVGRSISYTTRPRREGEVEGEDYYFVSQEEFEERKNNKDFLEWEENFGNYYGTSREQVDSVLGEGRDIILSIDVKGARSVKDIYQDAISVFIMPPSRQELAERLRKRNTDEAAQVLRRLQESKKEIDAADEYDYLIVNKDLTRAVEELAGIIENERRNREKIDKRTGQNGKDIQTSAY, encoded by the coding sequence ATGGCGACAAGAGGACCAATAGTCGTGATAGTATCGGCTCCGTCAGGTAGCGGCAAGACGACCATCGTCAACGCGCTGATCAGCAGGATGCCCGAGGTCGGCCGGTCGATCTCCTACACAACACGTCCCAGGCGGGAAGGGGAGGTCGAGGGGGAGGATTATTATTTCGTGTCCCAGGAAGAATTCGAGGAGAGGAAGAACAACAAGGATTTCCTTGAATGGGAAGAGAACTTCGGCAACTATTACGGTACTTCCAGGGAACAGGTCGATAGTGTCCTTGGTGAAGGACGGGACATAATCCTCAGCATAGACGTTAAGGGGGCCAGGTCGGTCAAGGATATATACCAGGACGCCATAAGCGTGTTCATAATGCCGCCGTCACGTCAGGAACTGGCGGAGCGGCTGCGCAAACGGAATACGGACGAAGCTGCCCAGGTGTTAAGGCGGCTGCAGGAGTCTAAAAAAGAGATCGACGCGGCGGATGAATACGATTACCTTATCGTGAACAAGGACCTTACCCGGGCAGTGGAAGAACTGGCCGGTATCATAGAGAACGAGAGACGTAACCGTGAAAAAATCGACAAAAGGACAGGACAAAATGGAAAAGATATCCAGACAAGCGCTTATTGA
- a CDS encoding YicC family protein, whose protein sequence is MIRSMTGFGKAVEDSPYGKIDVEIKTLNHKGLSITCNPVSGFFFLEEKVQKVFEGKIYRGKVFVKISRESTSKSKPLQSITVNENTAKEYLNKIRKAQKALGVGGELEIRDVLALPGVVEAASTKKEEKLWPYIEKALDKAIVHVVNYRKKEGQHLAVDFTGRLSSIEKSLKLIKKYEKQCASDYRGKLLKSIKKISGEAEFEKEKLENEVAAFAKNCDIAEEITRLNAHLKEYRQALKVVGTDAGKKLDFIAQEMQREANTIGAKSSDFRIATMVIDVKSEVERIREQIRNVE, encoded by the coding sequence ATGATAAGGTCAATGACCGGGTTTGGAAAGGCCGTTGAGGATTCGCCTTACGGGAAGATAGATGTGGAAATAAAAACGCTGAACCATAAAGGTCTCAGCATAACGTGTAATCCGGTAAGCGGGTTCTTTTTCCTGGAGGAGAAAGTACAGAAGGTCTTTGAGGGCAAGATATACCGCGGGAAAGTGTTCGTCAAGATATCCAGGGAAAGCACCAGTAAAAGCAAGCCGCTCCAGAGCATAACCGTTAATGAGAATACGGCGAAAGAATACTTGAACAAGATCAGGAAGGCCCAGAAAGCGCTGGGTGTCGGCGGAGAGCTGGAGATACGGGATGTCCTTGCCCTTCCGGGAGTGGTGGAAGCCGCTTCCACGAAAAAAGAGGAAAAACTCTGGCCATATATAGAGAAAGCGCTCGACAAGGCCATTGTACATGTGGTGAACTACCGGAAAAAGGAAGGCCAGCATCTGGCCGTGGACTTCACGGGCAGGCTCAGCAGCATAGAAAAGAGCCTTAAGCTCATAAAAAAATACGAAAAACAATGTGCTTCGGATTACAGGGGGAAGCTCCTCAAGTCCATAAAAAAGATCTCCGGCGAAGCGGAGTTCGAAAAAGAAAAACTCGAGAACGAGGTCGCGGCTTTTGCCAAGAATTGTGATATAGCCGAGGAAATAACGCGTTTGAACGCTCACCTGAAGGAATATCGGCAGGCGCTCAAGGTAGTGGGAACGGACGCGGGGAAAAAACTGGATTTCATCGCGCAGGAAATGCAGAGAGAAGCCAACACGATAGGGGCCAAGTCCAGCGATTTCCGGATAGCTACCATGGTAATAGATGTTAAGAGCGAAGTGGAGCGTATCAGGGAACAAATAAGGAACGTGGAATAG
- a CDS encoding nucleoside-diphosphate kinase, which yields MNEQTLVLIKPDGLAKSLTGNVLTRLSETKLEIVGAKMVRVSRALAAEHYKELQDKPFFEDLVKYIMGEYHKKKVMALVYWGENAISKVREICGKTNPEEADSVSIRGAYGRITTKGVYENVIHASANQVDAEREIKLWFSPEEIIVDIYPSYDKEETIARKAWS from the coding sequence ATGAACGAGCAGACATTGGTCCTGATCAAACCCGATGGGTTGGCGAAATCCCTTACGGGGAACGTACTTACGAGATTGTCGGAAACCAAATTGGAGATAGTAGGCGCGAAAATGGTACGGGTCAGCCGGGCCCTGGCCGCGGAACATTATAAGGAACTACAAGATAAGCCGTTCTTCGAGGACCTGGTCAAGTACATAATGGGGGAATATCACAAGAAAAAAGTTATGGCTCTTGTCTACTGGGGGGAGAACGCGATAAGCAAGGTCCGGGAAATATGCGGGAAGACCAACCCTGAAGAGGCTGATAGCGTTTCGATAAGAGGAGCTTACGGCAGGATCACCACAAAAGGCGTATATGAGAACGTTATACACGCTTCCGCCAACCAGGTAGACGCGGAACGCGAAATAAAACTATGGTTCAGTCCCGAGGAGATAATCGTGGATATATATCCGTCGTATGACAAAGAAGAGACCATTGCCAGGAAAGCCTGGTCTTAA
- the rsmI gene encoding 16S rRNA (cytidine(1402)-2'-O)-methyltransferase → MGTLYVVSTPIGNLEDMSLRAIRVLKEVDLIAAEDTRRASILCGEYAISTKLTSYHSYNIGKRTPELVRMLSEGMNIALISDSGTPGISDPGSVLISECIKADVPVTAIPGPSAAITALTLSGRPTASFVFEGFLSSKPSRRRKHLEKLKDEERTVVLYESPHRLVKFLEDCRDILGERQIAVARELTKKFEEVKRGTPGELAAYFAENKPRGEFIIVF, encoded by the coding sequence ATGGGCACATTATACGTGGTAAGTACACCGATCGGGAACCTTGAGGACATGAGCCTTAGGGCAATAAGGGTCCTCAAGGAAGTCGACCTCATCGCGGCGGAGGATACCCGGAGGGCTTCTATCCTGTGTGGGGAATACGCGATATCCACCAAACTTACCAGTTACCACTCTTATAATATAGGGAAAAGAACGCCTGAACTTGTCCGCATGCTCTCAGAAGGCATGAACATAGCTCTTATTTCGGATTCGGGGACCCCCGGGATCTCGGACCCGGGAAGCGTACTTATTTCCGAATGTATAAAAGCCGATGTGCCTGTAACGGCCATTCCGGGCCCATCGGCGGCCATTACCGCTTTAACTTTGTCGGGAAGACCCACCGCGAGTTTCGTGTTCGAAGGCTTCCTGTCAAGCAAACCTTCCAGGCGCCGAAAGCACCTTGAGAAGTTGAAAGACGAAGAAAGGACGGTCGTCCTGTACGAATCCCCCCACCGGCTCGTCAAATTCCTGGAGGATTGCCGGGATATCCTTGGAGAGAGGCAAATAGCCGTGGCAAGAGAGCTAACGAAAAAGTTCGAGGAAGTTAAAAGAGGGACGCCTGGAGAGCTTGCCGCGTATTTTGCCGAAAATAAGCCCCGGGGAGAGTTCATAATAGTGTTCTAA
- a CDS encoding V-type ATP synthase subunit K (produces ATP from ADP in the presence of a proton gradient across the membrane; the K subunit is a nonenzymatic component which binds the dimeric form by interacting with the G and E subunits), with the protein MVSGLGDMGFSLSFAAIGSALGTGIAGMAAIGAWKKAFIQNKMAPFILVAFVGAPLSQTIYGMILRNAIQSANLDPTTYPYQMALGLASGLALGASAWMQGKAGASAADALGETGKGFGNYIMVLGVIETVALFVMVFAMTALPK; encoded by the coding sequence ATGGTTTCCGGGTTAGGTGACATGGGATTTTCGCTGTCTTTCGCCGCTATAGGATCGGCCCTTGGGACCGGCATAGCCGGGATGGCCGCCATAGGCGCGTGGAAAAAAGCTTTTATACAGAACAAAATGGCCCCGTTCATCCTTGTGGCCTTTGTGGGAGCGCCGCTTTCGCAGACCATATACGGGATGATACTCAGGAACGCTATACAGTCGGCGAACCTGGACCCGACCACATATCCGTACCAGATGGCGCTTGGACTAGCTTCCGGGCTCGCCCTGGGCGCTTCCGCCTGGATGCAGGGTAAGGCCGGAGCCAGCGCGGCGGACGCGCTTGGAGAAACGGGAAAAGGGTTCGGCAATTACATAATGGTGCTGGGTGTTATAGAAACAGTGGCTCTTTTTGTTATGGTATTCGCCATGACGGCATTGCCGAAATGA